The Neochlamydia sp. S13 genome has a segment encoding these proteins:
- a CDS encoding enoyl-[acyl-carrier-protein] reductase, translating into MLKIDLKGKKAFIAGIGDDQGYGWAIAKSLAEAGAEILIGTWTPMMRMFCNSLASGKFDESRVLSDGSLMQIAKIYSLDASFDSMDDVPEEIKENKRYKEATEYTICDVAESIRKDYGKIDIFVHSLANGPEVQKSLLDTSRKGYLAAISASSYSFVSLLAHLGPLINAGGATLSLTYIASEKAIPGYGGGMSSAKAALESDTRTLAWEAGRKWNIRVNTISAGPLRSRAAKAIGFIERMIGYSEANAPLAKSLQATEVGNVGAFLLSPLASAITGSLIYVDNGLHSMGVAVDSPTLSSV; encoded by the coding sequence ATGCTAAAAATTGATCTTAAAGGAAAAAAAGCTTTTATTGCCGGTATAGGTGATGATCAAGGGTATGGATGGGCTATTGCTAAATCCCTTGCGGAAGCGGGTGCCGAGATATTAATAGGGACATGGACACCTATGATGAGAATGTTTTGTAATAGTTTAGCTAGCGGTAAATTTGATGAATCACGTGTTTTGTCTGACGGTTCCCTTATGCAAATAGCCAAAATATATTCACTTGATGCCTCTTTTGACTCCATGGATGATGTGCCTGAAGAAATTAAAGAAAATAAAAGATATAAAGAAGCTACTGAATATACTATTTGTGACGTAGCTGAATCTATCAGAAAAGATTACGGTAAAATTGATATTTTCGTGCATTCTTTAGCTAACGGTCCTGAAGTTCAAAAAAGCTTGCTTGACACCTCCAGGAAGGGATATTTGGCTGCAATTAGTGCTTCGTCTTATTCTTTCGTAAGTTTACTTGCTCATTTAGGTCCCCTGATTAATGCAGGTGGAGCTACTCTTTCTCTTACTTACATTGCTTCTGAAAAGGCTATCCCAGGATATGGAGGTGGAATGAGCTCGGCCAAAGCAGCTTTAGAAAGCGATACACGCACCTTAGCGTGGGAAGCGGGACGCAAGTGGAACATTCGTGTGAACACAATTTCCGCAGGCCCTCTTCGCAGCCGTGCTGCCAAAGCGATTGGATTTATAGAGCGTATGATTGGTTATAGCGAGGCTAACGCTCCTCTAGCCAAAAGTTTACAAGCGACAGAAGTGGGAAATGTGGGAGCTTTCTTACTCTCCCCCCTAGCCTCTGCAATCACAGGCTCGCTTATCTATGTGGATAATGGTTTACACTCAATGGGAGTAGCTGTCGACAGCCCTACTTTATCGAGTGTGTAA
- a CDS encoding SDR family oxidoreductase, which produces MKWTLVTGGAKNLGAAICLELAKQGHAIAVHYNTSKEEAQLVVEKCSYYQVPVQAVQGDFSTIESTQRFIKEYQKHFAETKNLINNVGNYLLGSSLKTSICQWHDLFQTNLHVPYCLIKNLLPSIKKWKGSIVNIGVAGLNANRADTYATAYTVSKSGLLMLTKSLALELAADQVRVNMISPGYLEESLDLPHPITKIPMQRVGRRDEVAQLIGYLLSDQASYITGQNIEIAGGTRL; this is translated from the coding sequence ATGAAGTGGACATTAGTAACAGGGGGAGCTAAAAATTTAGGCGCAGCGATTTGTTTAGAGTTAGCTAAGCAAGGGCATGCGATAGCCGTCCATTATAATACAAGCAAGGAGGAGGCTCAGCTTGTTGTAGAGAAATGCTCTTATTACCAGGTGCCTGTCCAGGCAGTCCAAGGCGACTTTTCTACCATTGAGTCTACCCAACGCTTTATTAAGGAATATCAAAAGCATTTTGCTGAGACTAAAAATTTAATTAATAACGTGGGAAATTACCTACTCGGGTCTAGCTTAAAGACAAGCATATGTCAATGGCATGATCTATTTCAAACTAATCTACATGTTCCTTATTGTTTGATAAAGAATCTTTTACCTAGCATCAAAAAATGGAAGGGATCAATTGTCAATATTGGAGTTGCTGGCTTGAATGCAAACCGTGCAGATACTTATGCAACCGCTTATACAGTCTCCAAGTCAGGTCTTTTGATGCTAACTAAATCGCTAGCTCTTGAGCTTGCAGCTGATCAAGTGCGAGTAAATATGATCTCTCCAGGATATTTAGAAGAATCTTTGGATCTCCCTCATCCTATAACAAAAATTCCTATGCAGCGGGTAGGCCGTAGAGATGAAGTGGCACAATTAATAGGATACCTACTGTCTGACCAAGCCTCATATATAACCGGACAAAACATTGAAATTGCAGGAGGAACAAGGCTATAA
- a CDS encoding HAD-IIB family hydrolase, producing MIKNFCSLIALDIDGTLAVKMQNIPPAVIHYLTTLHQQGAMFVFVTGRTFEFGHQVLKELPFSYYYAAHNGAILLSMPDRRVIIKKYLDCSVLLSMEKICESTSTDFVIYTGLEGNNLCYYRPSHFSPNLRYYLEKRRQSFNEEWIAVENFKEISFKEFPSVKCFGEEETAQYVAERMEKNLELHAPVIKDPFGEGYYVVQATHSQANKGYALRQLIDQLGYEGVVIAAGDDLNDLSMFEQAHIKVAMADAPLQLKAKADIIAPPASSLGIIKGLKEALAQ from the coding sequence ATGATTAAAAATTTTTGTAGTTTGATAGCTCTTGATATCGATGGAACTCTAGCAGTAAAAATGCAAAACATTCCACCCGCAGTGATTCATTATTTGACAACCCTACATCAGCAAGGAGCTATGTTTGTTTTTGTAACAGGACGGACATTTGAGTTTGGCCATCAGGTATTAAAAGAGCTTCCCTTTAGCTATTATTATGCAGCTCACAATGGAGCTATACTTTTGTCCATGCCAGATCGTAGAGTCATCATTAAAAAATATTTGGATTGCTCCGTTCTTCTTTCTATGGAAAAAATTTGTGAAAGTACATCTACTGATTTTGTAATCTATACGGGCCTAGAAGGAAACAACCTATGCTATTACCGTCCCAGCCATTTTTCTCCAAACCTTCGATACTATCTAGAAAAACGACGCCAAAGCTTTAATGAGGAGTGGATTGCTGTAGAAAATTTTAAGGAGATCTCTTTTAAAGAATTTCCTTCCGTTAAATGTTTTGGGGAGGAGGAGACAGCTCAATATGTCGCAGAAAGGATGGAAAAAAACTTAGAATTGCATGCGCCTGTTATTAAAGATCCTTTTGGTGAGGGTTATTATGTCGTTCAAGCCACTCACTCACAAGCTAATAAAGGCTATGCTCTTCGCCAGCTAATTGATCAATTAGGATATGAAGGAGTAGTTATTGCCGCAGGCGATGATCTAAATGATTTAAGTATGTTTGAACAAGCTCACATTAAAGTGGCTATGGCTGATGCTCCTTTGCAGCTTAAAGCCAAAGCAGATATTATTGCTCCCCCTGCTTCATCGTTAGGAATCATAAAAGGTTTAAAAGAAGCGCTCGCACAGTAA
- a CDS encoding dihydroneopterin aldolase: protein MLGIVGFKNYRLSCIIGVYPYERKHPQELSIDVCYEIDFALITLSDDLSKAVCYASLAEFCSQVAQEGAYQMLETLAHELVLKLADKFSLHWVKVMIRKEKAISLASCAFVELEYGNRLST, encoded by the coding sequence ATGTTAGGAATCGTCGGATTTAAAAATTATCGTCTCTCTTGTATTATCGGTGTCTACCCATACGAACGTAAGCATCCTCAAGAATTATCAATAGATGTATGCTACGAAATAGATTTTGCGCTTATCACCCTTTCAGATGACTTATCAAAGGCTGTTTGCTATGCAAGCTTAGCAGAGTTTTGCAGTCAAGTTGCCCAAGAAGGTGCCTATCAAATGCTAGAAACTTTAGCTCACGAGCTTGTTCTTAAGCTAGCAGATAAATTTTCTCTTCATTGGGTAAAAGTGATGATAAGAAAGGAAAAGGCTATTTCTTTAGCATCTTGTGCATTTGTCGAGTTAGAATATGGAAATAGGCTTTCAACATGA
- the abc-f gene encoding ribosomal protection-like ABC-F family protein produces the protein MISATNLSMRFGGKILFKNASFQLNPGNHYGLIGANGAGKSTLLKILARDLTAEEGEFCIPSQLALGTLKQNHFLYEQVPILDTVLMGNAKLWKALEEKNILLEKPEFDEEACHLLADLEKIIEEQDGYSAESVAGKILEGLGLPDRIHHQNLSTLSGGYKLRVLLAQVLFSKPDILLLDEPTNHLDLYSIKWLEGYLRDFPGTLLVSSHDRDFLNVICDYMLDLDHQKITPYKGNYEDFLKTKAAAVEQKELAFAKQEKRREDLQNFIDRFKAKASKARQAQSKMRLVDKIEDEMAELDFTPTSRLYPRLKFEPHRSSGAIVLKAKDICKSYGTKQVLHQVSFEVERGERIALVGANGIGKSTLLEILTGQLKCEQGSWEWGHAAQVAYFPQDHHREVNGNISLLEWLSEQDPQIPEQKLREILGRVLFTGDDVKKSVQLLSGGETARLILAKMMLLKGNILIFDEPTNHLDMEAIEALLEALNHYTGTILFVSHNRHFVTHLAKKVIEISDTGVQTYDCSYVEYIEKREMDLLSKNLKSVKMKADEKLTEKSSYQDQKNLRSQKSQQEKIAAQVEKKCHQLEEQIKDLDEKMAAADFYLHTPNEEIQRFIAQKEKLEKQFEEALQAWEEAASSV, from the coding sequence ATGATTTCTGCTACTAACCTTTCTATGCGTTTCGGAGGTAAAATCCTCTTTAAAAATGCATCTTTTCAGCTTAACCCCGGTAACCATTATGGCCTTATTGGAGCAAATGGAGCAGGAAAATCGACACTCTTAAAAATTCTTGCTAGGGACCTTACCGCTGAAGAAGGAGAATTTTGTATTCCTTCTCAACTAGCATTAGGCACACTAAAGCAGAATCATTTTTTGTATGAGCAGGTGCCTATCTTAGATACTGTACTGATGGGAAATGCAAAATTATGGAAAGCATTAGAAGAAAAAAATATCCTTTTAGAAAAGCCGGAGTTTGATGAAGAAGCCTGTCATTTATTAGCCGATCTTGAAAAAATTATTGAAGAACAAGATGGTTATTCAGCAGAAAGTGTTGCGGGCAAAATTCTTGAAGGTTTAGGGCTACCAGACCGTATCCATCATCAAAATTTATCTACTTTATCAGGAGGTTATAAGCTACGAGTTTTGCTGGCGCAGGTTTTGTTTAGTAAGCCTGACATCCTCTTACTCGATGAGCCGACAAACCACTTAGACCTTTATTCTATCAAATGGTTAGAAGGATACTTAAGAGATTTTCCGGGCACACTGCTTGTCAGTTCACACGATCGAGATTTTTTAAACGTGATTTGTGACTATATGTTAGACTTAGATCATCAAAAAATAACCCCTTATAAAGGTAATTACGAAGATTTTTTGAAAACTAAAGCAGCAGCTGTAGAGCAAAAAGAGCTAGCCTTTGCTAAGCAGGAAAAGCGCCGAGAGGATCTGCAAAATTTCATTGATCGTTTTAAGGCTAAAGCTAGTAAGGCTCGCCAAGCGCAGTCTAAAATGAGATTAGTAGATAAAATTGAAGATGAAATGGCTGAATTGGACTTTACTCCTACTTCTCGTTTATATCCTCGGCTTAAATTCGAGCCTCATCGCTCGTCTGGAGCCATTGTTCTTAAAGCCAAAGATATTTGCAAATCTTACGGAACCAAGCAAGTGCTACATCAAGTCTCTTTTGAAGTAGAACGGGGTGAACGCATAGCTTTAGTAGGCGCTAATGGGATTGGCAAGTCAACTTTATTGGAAATTTTAACAGGGCAATTAAAGTGCGAGCAAGGCTCTTGGGAATGGGGCCATGCTGCGCAAGTCGCCTATTTTCCCCAAGATCATCATCGTGAAGTCAACGGAAATATTTCTCTCTTGGAGTGGTTAAGTGAGCAAGATCCTCAAATACCTGAGCAAAAGCTAAGAGAAATTTTAGGACGTGTTTTATTTACTGGCGATGATGTAAAAAAGTCTGTTCAGCTATTAAGTGGTGGCGAAACAGCTCGCCTCATTTTAGCTAAGATGATGCTTCTTAAAGGTAATATCTTAATTTTTGATGAGCCTACTAACCACTTAGATATGGAAGCTATTGAAGCTCTTTTAGAAGCTTTAAATCATTACACGGGGACCATTCTTTTTGTTAGCCACAATCGCCATTTTGTCACTCATCTTGCTAAAAAGGTCATAGAGATAAGCGACACCGGCGTACAAACTTACGATTGTAGTTACGTAGAATACATTGAAAAAAGAGAAATGGATTTGCTCAGTAAAAATTTAAAGTCGGTAAAGATGAAAGCTGATGAAAAGCTAACTGAAAAGTCAAGTTATCAGGATCAAAAAAACCTACGTAGCCAAAAATCACAACAGGAAAAAATAGCAGCTCAAGTGGAAAAAAAATGCCATCAACTTGAAGAGCAAATCAAAGACCTGGATGAAAAAATGGCAGCAGCAGATTTTTATCTTCATACACCTAACGAAGAAATTCAAAGATTCATAGCCCAAAAAGAGAAGCTAGAAAAACAATTTGAAGAAGCTTTACAAGCATGGGAAGAAGCAGCCTCTTCTGTATAA
- a CDS encoding NUDIX domain-containing protein, translated as MKVSKSTNLYPLVTVGALIVADDGDILLVHSFKWKVDFTIPGGKVELGESREKAVTREVLEETGLFIKDLRFALVHDSIYSSEFINPNHFVMNDYVARLSPNSSKNHVILNAEADHYIWISPEKALGLSLNRELYSLIEWYIQHPYQNF; from the coding sequence ATGAAAGTATCAAAAAGTACTAATCTATATCCTCTCGTGACTGTGGGAGCCCTAATTGTAGCCGATGATGGAGATATTTTGCTCGTGCACTCTTTTAAATGGAAGGTGGACTTTACCATTCCAGGAGGAAAAGTTGAGCTGGGGGAGTCCAGAGAGAAAGCGGTAACTCGCGAAGTTTTAGAAGAAACAGGATTATTTATTAAAGATTTGCGTTTTGCTTTGGTCCACGATTCTATATATTCTTCTGAATTTATTAACCCCAATCATTTTGTCATGAATGACTACGTTGCACGTTTATCGCCAAATTCTTCTAAAAATCATGTTATTCTTAATGCAGAAGCTGATCACTACATTTGGATCTCTCCCGAAAAAGCTTTAGGGTTAAGCTTAAATCGAGAGCTATATAGCTTGATTGAATGGTATATACAACACCCTTACCAAAACTTTTAA
- a CDS encoding thioredoxin domain-containing protein has protein sequence MGTNHSLMPKDLPANKYQKYLNAISSLAILAGGIFSIISWLQICTQECAATHDYRLFGFQLEYIGMIFFPVLSLLHWGAYYKKNLSFMAGVMLAGALGAEIVFIYAQKVWIGQWCPLCLCIAASIVITSLAYLLSYFNHYKQPLPDSKRIKMALNLPKVLAIVMALITGFSIASLGLAKVDELQAAENSIKNSIVFGNLNSKIDAYFFSDWHCPACRQLEPKLKELVPTLMKNTRLTYVDFAIHPSSLNFTPYNLSFMVHDKNKYLELRDSLTQLSSDTETPTDEQIEKIAKEQDAHYTQLNYSEVALGLEYFKTLATEFDIDSTPTLVLVNEKTKKGKKLYGVAEITEENVSQAIKILKE, from the coding sequence ATGGGTACGAATCATTCACTGATGCCTAAAGACTTACCAGCTAACAAATATCAAAAATATCTCAATGCGATTAGTAGTTTAGCCATCCTTGCCGGTGGGATATTCTCCATTATTTCTTGGCTACAAATTTGTACCCAGGAATGTGCGGCGACACATGATTACCGTTTATTTGGTTTCCAGCTGGAATATATTGGGATGATTTTTTTTCCTGTTCTATCTTTGTTACATTGGGGAGCCTATTATAAAAAAAATTTATCTTTCATGGCGGGAGTCATGCTGGCAGGAGCTTTAGGAGCTGAAATAGTTTTTATTTATGCTCAGAAAGTATGGATTGGTCAATGGTGTCCGTTATGCCTCTGTATTGCAGCTTCGATAGTAATTACTTCTTTAGCTTATCTTTTAAGCTACTTTAACCACTATAAACAACCTCTACCTGATTCAAAAAGGATTAAAATGGCGTTAAATTTACCCAAAGTGCTTGCAATTGTCATGGCTCTGATTACCGGCTTTTCTATAGCATCACTTGGATTAGCAAAAGTAGATGAATTGCAAGCGGCAGAAAATTCTATCAAAAATAGCATCGTCTTTGGGAATTTAAACAGCAAAATTGATGCTTATTTTTTTAGTGACTGGCATTGCCCTGCTTGTCGCCAGCTAGAGCCAAAATTAAAAGAGCTAGTTCCTACGCTTATGAAAAATACTCGCTTAACCTATGTAGATTTTGCTATTCATCCCTCTAGCTTAAATTTCACTCCTTACAACTTATCTTTTATGGTTCATGATAAGAATAAATATTTAGAGCTACGCGATTCTTTAACTCAGCTTTCCAGTGATACTGAAACCCCTACGGATGAGCAAATTGAGAAAATTGCTAAAGAGCAGGATGCTCACTACACTCAACTTAATTATTCTGAGGTTGCTCTTGGCTTAGAATATTTTAAGACTCTGGCTACAGAATTTGATATCGATAGCACGCCTACATTAGTTTTGGTTAATGAGAAAACTAAGAAAGGTAAAAAATTATATGGCGTGGCTGAGATAACAGAAGAAAATGTTTCACAAGCTATTAAAATCTTGAAAGAGTGA